A genomic window from Micromonospora violae includes:
- a CDS encoding SRPBCC family protein — protein MLSSDTFSYTVQARCSPAEAAALLSDLTRQGELHPLIVRVRRVPPRPGARASYTINDRLAAGPLRFRTTYHADVLIIGTDEIVTVARQWPATTVRNHTRLRAEPDGLVRIDVEITLTAPTPLFRYAFRQARAAHLALATRLGAALDRSADPSPPT, from the coding sequence GTGCTCAGCAGCGATACCTTCAGCTACACCGTCCAGGCCCGGTGCTCACCCGCCGAGGCGGCAGCACTGCTCAGTGACCTGACCCGGCAGGGTGAGCTGCATCCGCTGATCGTCCGGGTCCGCCGGGTGCCGCCCCGACCCGGCGCGCGGGCCAGTTACACGATCAACGACCGGTTGGCGGCCGGCCCGCTGCGGTTCCGGACCACGTACCACGCGGACGTGCTGATCATCGGGACCGACGAGATCGTCACGGTGGCCCGCCAGTGGCCCGCCACCACGGTACGCAACCACACCCGCCTGCGCGCCGAGCCGGACGGCCTGGTCCGCATCGACGTCGAGATCACCCTGACCGCGCCGACGCCGCTGTTCCGCTACGCGTTCCGCCAGGCCCGAGCCGCTCACCTCGCGCTGGCGACCCGGCTCGGCGCGGCCCTGGACCGCAGCGCCGACCCGTCGCCCCCCACCTGA
- a CDS encoding 1-phosphofructokinase family hexose kinase, which translates to MSGHVMVFAPTPQLTVTVDQPNDHPELHLHPGGQGVWQARMVISLGVDVVLCAALGGEIGQVLEPLLVSEGVDLKVVVRDSGSGGYVHDRRAGSRQEIADVPGQPLSRHEIDELYNLALGEGLRASVSILSGPNEPWLVPADLYRRFAADLGANGGRVVVDLSGDHLTSVLESGVFFLKVSHEELIRDGRARSDDSVELTRAMYELHAGGAETVVVSRADQPALALIDGELFQVEMPRLEAADPRGAGDSMTAGVAAVVARGGDIRTAIRTGAAAGALNVTRHGLGTGRLDSITGLVDRVRLVPADSRQQERTTPDELADRVIER; encoded by the coding sequence ATGAGTGGGCACGTGATGGTCTTCGCGCCCACGCCACAGCTGACGGTGACCGTGGACCAGCCCAACGACCACCCCGAGCTGCACCTGCACCCCGGTGGGCAGGGTGTCTGGCAGGCCCGGATGGTGATCTCCCTCGGCGTCGACGTGGTGCTCTGCGCCGCCCTCGGGGGCGAGATCGGCCAGGTGCTGGAGCCACTGCTGGTCAGCGAGGGCGTGGACCTCAAGGTGGTGGTCCGCGACTCCGGCAGCGGCGGGTACGTGCACGATCGCCGGGCGGGCTCCCGGCAGGAGATCGCCGACGTGCCCGGGCAGCCGCTGAGCCGGCACGAGATCGACGAGTTGTACAACCTCGCGCTCGGCGAGGGCCTGCGCGCCTCGGTGAGCATCCTCAGTGGGCCGAACGAACCCTGGCTCGTCCCTGCCGACCTGTACCGACGCTTCGCCGCCGACCTCGGCGCCAACGGCGGCCGGGTGGTGGTCGACCTCTCCGGTGACCACCTCACGTCGGTGCTGGAGAGCGGGGTGTTCTTCCTCAAGGTGAGTCACGAGGAGCTGATCCGCGACGGTCGCGCCCGCAGCGACGACAGCGTGGAGCTGACCCGGGCCATGTACGAGCTGCACGCGGGCGGCGCCGAGACGGTGGTGGTCAGCCGCGCCGATCAGCCGGCGTTGGCGCTCATCGACGGGGAGCTGTTCCAGGTCGAGATGCCCCGGCTGGAGGCGGCCGACCCGCGGGGTGCGGGCGACTCGATGACCGCGGGAGTGGCGGCCGTCGTGGCCAGGGGCGGAGACATCCGGACCGCCATCCGCACCGGTGCCGCCGCTGGCGCGCTGAACGTGACCCGGCACGGCCTGGGCACCGGGCGGTTGGACTCGATCACCGGCCTGGTGGACCGGGTCCGACTGGTGCCGGCGGACAGCCGGCAACAGGAACGGACCACTCCGGACGAGTTGGCCGACCGGGTGATCGAGCGATGA
- the surE gene encoding 5'/3'-nucleotidase SurE, which yields MTLRVLITNDDGIAAPGIQALAWAARQRGLDVVVAAPMEEASGTSAAMSAVERDGRVVVNDHPLPELVGVPAYGVAGSPGFITLIALHGAFGPPPSVVLSGVNRGANAGRAVLHSGTVGAAFTAATNGCRAMAVSLDVLSAGEATAASGGAAVDAAARVRDAERHWNTATRVALDLLPRLTSAPMESVLNVNVPDLPHGELRGVRRGTLASFGQVQMTVAESGHGFVRTSLQEPGQAAQPGTDVALLAAGYASVTAIRAVSEASDIDLTGLDE from the coding sequence ATGACCCTACGGGTGCTCATCACCAATGACGACGGGATCGCGGCACCGGGCATCCAGGCCCTGGCCTGGGCGGCCCGGCAGCGGGGCCTGGACGTGGTGGTCGCCGCGCCGATGGAGGAGGCGAGCGGCACCAGCGCCGCGATGAGCGCCGTGGAACGCGACGGGCGCGTCGTCGTGAACGACCACCCGCTGCCCGAGCTGGTGGGTGTGCCGGCGTACGGAGTCGCCGGGTCCCCCGGCTTCATCACGCTGATCGCCCTGCACGGGGCGTTCGGCCCGCCGCCGTCGGTGGTGCTCTCCGGTGTCAACCGGGGTGCCAACGCCGGTCGGGCGGTGCTGCACTCCGGGACCGTGGGCGCCGCGTTCACCGCCGCCACCAACGGCTGCCGGGCGATGGCGGTCTCCCTCGACGTGCTCTCGGCCGGCGAGGCGACGGCCGCGAGCGGCGGGGCCGCGGTGGACGCCGCCGCTCGGGTACGCGACGCCGAGCGGCACTGGAACACCGCCACGCGCGTCGCCCTGGACCTGCTCCCCCGGTTGACCTCCGCGCCGATGGAGAGCGTGCTCAACGTGAACGTTCCCGACCTGCCGCACGGGGAGCTGCGCGGCGTGCGGCGAGGCACCCTGGCCAGCTTCGGTCAGGTGCAGATGACGGTGGCGGAATCCGGCCACGGCTTCGTGCGTACCTCACTGCAGGAGCCGGGGCAGGCCGCACAGCCCGGCACGGACGTGGCGTTGCTGGCTGCCGGGTACGCGTCGGTGACAGCCATCCGGGCGGTCAGCGAGGCGAGCGACATCGACCTGACCGGCCTGGACGAGTAG
- a CDS encoding STAS domain-containing protein: MSLSIVKSVLSGGVVEIAPRGEIDVDTAYEVREAIAEVLAKGRPLRIELNMRLVTFIDSVGISAMVAGFQTAEVSGVKLVVTEPSRFVHRQLWVTGLLGLFGAPEPYFAGAATPEVLPGA, encoded by the coding sequence GTGAGCCTGTCGATCGTGAAGTCTGTTCTGTCCGGTGGTGTCGTGGAGATCGCCCCACGGGGCGAGATCGACGTCGACACAGCGTACGAGGTGCGCGAAGCGATCGCGGAGGTGCTGGCCAAGGGCCGCCCGCTCCGCATCGAACTCAACATGAGGCTGGTCACCTTCATCGACTCGGTCGGCATCAGCGCCATGGTTGCCGGCTTCCAGACGGCCGAGGTCAGCGGCGTCAAGCTGGTGGTGACCGAGCCGAGCCGATTCGTGCACCGGCAGCTCTGGGTGACCGGCCTGCTCGGCCTCTTCGGCGCCCCGGAGCCCTACTTCGCCGGTGCCGCCACCCCCGAGGTGCTGCCCGGCGCCTGA
- a CDS encoding BON domain-containing protein: MAIAQISRTDQDIQSAVLDELTWEPRVQPHEIGVTVAEGVVTLTGRVDSYARKWAAERAAHRVASVRAVANDVAVQLTNSTERADSDLAAAASHALEWDAFVPIEKLQVTVSAGWVTLHGDVEWEYQRRAAENAVARLTGVRGVSNGITVRPAAAPDGHDLADRIVDALTRAGATEAERISVRVHGDTAILAGLVHSMPERAEVEQVAWSAPGIREVQNHIAVAPVLR; this comes from the coding sequence ATGGCCATCGCGCAGATCAGCCGCACCGACCAGGACATCCAGTCCGCCGTGCTCGACGAGCTGACCTGGGAACCGCGGGTGCAGCCGCACGAGATCGGCGTGACCGTCGCCGAGGGCGTCGTCACCCTGACCGGCCGCGTGGACAGCTACGCCAGGAAGTGGGCCGCCGAACGGGCCGCTCACCGGGTCGCCTCGGTCCGGGCGGTCGCCAACGACGTGGCCGTGCAGCTCACCAACAGCACCGAGCGTGCCGACAGCGACCTGGCCGCCGCGGCCAGCCACGCGCTGGAGTGGGACGCGTTCGTACCCATCGAGAAGCTCCAGGTCACCGTCTCCGCCGGCTGGGTGACGCTGCACGGCGACGTCGAGTGGGAGTACCAGCGCCGAGCCGCCGAGAACGCGGTCGCCCGGCTGACCGGCGTACGCGGGGTGAGCAACGGCATCACCGTCCGACCGGCCGCCGCCCCGGACGGGCACGATCTGGCCGACCGGATCGTCGACGCCCTCACCCGGGCCGGCGCGACCGAGGCCGAACGGATCAGCGTCCGGGTGCACGGCGACACCGCGATCCTCGCCGGATTGGTGCACTCGATGCCCGAACGGGCCGAGGTCGAGCAGGTGGCCTGGTCCGCGCCCGGCATCCGGGAGGTGCAGAACCACATCGCGGTCGCCCCGGTGCTGCGCTGA
- a CDS encoding redoxin domain-containing protein: MSDPNGLIQPGRTAPDFTLPATPDGALTGPQQFRGRPVVLAFYPADWSPVCGDQMSLYQSAAPVFAQYQAVVLGVSVDSIWSHRAFAESRGIEFPLLADFEPKGEVSRRYGAYQPQQGEAARALVVLDPTGTVTWSHLSPPDVNPGADGIFDALDQLAADRKVMAG; the protein is encoded by the coding sequence ATGAGTGATCCGAACGGGCTGATCCAACCGGGACGCACCGCGCCCGATTTCACCCTGCCGGCCACCCCGGACGGTGCTCTGACGGGGCCCCAGCAGTTCCGTGGCCGGCCGGTCGTGCTCGCCTTCTACCCCGCCGACTGGAGCCCGGTCTGCGGGGACCAGATGTCGCTCTACCAGTCGGCGGCACCCGTCTTCGCCCAGTACCAGGCGGTGGTGCTCGGCGTGTCGGTGGACAGCATCTGGTCACACCGGGCGTTCGCGGAGAGCCGGGGCATCGAGTTTCCCCTGCTGGCCGACTTCGAGCCGAAGGGCGAGGTTTCGCGCCGCTACGGGGCGTACCAGCCGCAGCAGGGCGAGGCGGCCCGCGCGCTGGTCGTGCTCGACCCGACGGGGACGGTGACCTGGAGCCACCTGTCGCCGCCGGACGTCAACCCCGGCGCCGACGGCATCTTCGACGCGCTGGACCAACTCGCCGCCGATCGGAAGGTGATGGCCGGATGA
- a CDS encoding DsbA family protein, with the protein MTTPLQVTARLRDPVTADDHIRGPADAAVTIVEYGDFQCQFCGAAYPNLHELLRQRADTVRLVYRYFPIANVHPYAERAAETAEAAAVRGRFWEMHDWLYEHQDQLDPVHLSLGVEQVGLPPDELNAEVENRTHADRVRRDFVGGIRSGVNGTPTLFVNGVRHDGGYDLPDLLTAADAAANA; encoded by the coding sequence ATGACCACGCCACTTCAGGTCACCGCCCGACTTCGGGACCCGGTGACCGCCGACGACCACATCCGGGGGCCGGCCGACGCGGCGGTGACCATCGTCGAGTACGGCGACTTCCAGTGCCAGTTCTGCGGTGCCGCGTACCCGAACCTGCACGAGTTGCTGCGACAGCGGGCCGACACCGTACGGCTGGTCTACCGCTACTTCCCGATCGCCAACGTGCACCCGTACGCCGAACGCGCCGCCGAGACGGCCGAGGCCGCCGCCGTCCGGGGCCGGTTCTGGGAGATGCACGACTGGCTCTACGAGCATCAGGACCAACTCGACCCGGTGCACCTCTCGCTCGGTGTCGAGCAGGTCGGGTTGCCGCCGGACGAGTTGAACGCCGAGGTGGAGAACCGGACGCACGCCGACCGGGTACGCCGCGACTTCGTGGGGGGCATCCGCAGCGGGGTGAACGGCACCCCCACCCTGTTCGTCAACGGGGTTCGGCACGACGGCGGGTACGACCTGCCCGACCTGCTGACGGCTGCGGACGCCGCCGCCAACGCCTGA
- a CDS encoding LuxR C-terminal-related transcriptional regulator, with the protein MSVEAGDDSDRLWAYLAAALRSAIGLAQDGPVPDRPPRPDQLEALAATLAAADRPVLLILDDLHRAADPAALTGLEFLLRHAGGRLRLVVGARAGLHLPLHRLRLAGELTEIGPDELAFTDDEVADLLTAHAAPLPATAVRRLRERTGGWPAALRIAALAVRGQPDPERWVGQFGGDQPEIAGYLHEEVLATLDPAEEDLLRRTALVDTVCADLAEALTGRADAGQALADLAGTGGLLHREGSRPPWYRCESLLADLLRADLARLPADERHELHARAADWYAGAGRPADGLRHALAAGRWDLAGDLFVAHWPELARYDREPVHAPAPAPPPAEVIRADPEVALACAAERAYAGDLTAAVGHLRAAAGYAAGLPVPRRDRFLRLVTALELTVARLDDDRAEVRAAAGRLLRTRPPQATPTRVPNAAPTGLTGSAPTTGGGGAADDLDLRAFTGTALGLGELADGALPTARFVRARAAAREAGRPRTELVGASRAALLLAVRGELRAAEQAARDALGLPSGRGWSGRLDCGYAYLALAVVALLRDQPEEATANLALARPAFDVTESWAGAAVGDDWPVAAGGEPVAAAVAALCRAQLCRDSGDPAAGQRLLVQARESLADRPSAAELTNLLRAAEAELRAVRGDLDSARELLDGVTDEETDPVLAVTLAKVQLLAGDAAAERTLPDWLAPAASAWPLPVRLDAGLLDAVLAERAGDRRRAGRILEQTLDLAGPQGCRRAFTRAEPPVRDLLAAHLDAGTAHFALVSDLVRGAGQSTAGPAAGPRGTLDEPLTERELTILRYLQSILSNVEIASELSLSVNTVKTHVRNIYRKLDATRRREAVRRARELRLI; encoded by the coding sequence ATGTCGGTGGAGGCCGGCGACGACTCCGACCGGCTCTGGGCGTACCTCGCCGCGGCTCTGCGCTCGGCGATCGGGTTGGCGCAGGACGGCCCGGTGCCCGACCGGCCGCCGCGCCCCGACCAGCTGGAGGCGCTGGCCGCCACGCTCGCCGCCGCCGACCGGCCGGTGCTGCTGATCCTGGACGACCTGCACCGGGCCGCCGACCCGGCGGCCCTGACCGGCCTGGAGTTCCTGCTGCGCCACGCCGGGGGGCGGCTGCGTCTGGTGGTCGGCGCGCGGGCCGGTCTGCACCTGCCCCTGCACCGGCTCCGCCTCGCCGGCGAGCTGACCGAGATCGGCCCGGACGAGCTGGCGTTCACCGACGACGAGGTGGCCGATCTGCTCACCGCCCACGCCGCTCCGTTGCCGGCGACCGCCGTGCGCCGGCTGCGGGAGCGCACCGGCGGCTGGCCGGCCGCGCTGCGCATCGCGGCCCTGGCGGTACGCGGACAGCCCGACCCGGAACGCTGGGTGGGGCAGTTCGGCGGCGACCAACCGGAGATCGCCGGCTACCTGCACGAGGAGGTGCTCGCGACGCTCGACCCGGCGGAGGAGGACCTGCTGCGCCGTACCGCCCTCGTCGACACCGTCTGCGCCGACCTGGCCGAGGCCCTGACCGGTCGCGCCGACGCCGGGCAGGCGCTGGCCGACCTGGCCGGAACCGGTGGTCTGCTGCACCGGGAGGGCAGCCGGCCGCCGTGGTACCGGTGCGAGTCGCTGCTGGCCGACCTGCTCCGCGCCGACCTGGCGCGGTTGCCCGCCGACGAGCGGCACGAGCTGCACGCACGGGCCGCCGACTGGTACGCGGGCGCCGGCCGGCCCGCCGACGGTCTGCGGCACGCCCTGGCCGCCGGCCGCTGGGATCTGGCCGGTGATCTGTTCGTCGCGCACTGGCCGGAGCTGGCCCGCTACGACCGTGAACCGGTGCACGCGCCGGCACCCGCGCCGCCGCCAGCGGAGGTGATCCGCGCCGACCCGGAGGTGGCGTTGGCCTGTGCCGCCGAGCGCGCGTACGCCGGTGACCTGACGGCCGCCGTCGGTCACCTGCGCGCCGCCGCCGGGTACGCCGCGGGCCTGCCGGTGCCGCGCCGGGACCGGTTCCTGCGGTTGGTCACCGCGCTGGAACTGACCGTGGCCCGGCTCGACGACGACCGCGCAGAGGTCCGAGCCGCCGCCGGGCGACTGCTACGTACCCGCCCACCGCAGGCCACGCCGACACGGGTGCCGAACGCCGCCCCGACCGGGTTGACGGGCTCCGCCCCGACCACCGGTGGTGGCGGCGCGGCCGACGACCTGGACCTGCGGGCGTTCACCGGCACCGCGCTGGGGCTGGGCGAGTTGGCCGACGGCGCGCTGCCCACCGCCCGGTTCGTCCGGGCCCGGGCGGCGGCTCGGGAGGCCGGTCGGCCGCGTACCGAACTGGTCGGTGCCAGCCGGGCCGCGCTGCTGCTCGCGGTGCGCGGCGAGTTGCGGGCGGCTGAGCAGGCGGCCCGGGACGCGCTTGGCCTGCCGTCCGGTCGGGGCTGGTCCGGTCGGCTCGACTGCGGCTACGCGTACCTGGCTCTCGCAGTGGTGGCGCTGCTGCGCGACCAGCCCGAGGAGGCCACGGCGAACCTCGCCCTCGCCCGTCCGGCGTTCGATGTGACGGAGAGCTGGGCCGGCGCGGCGGTGGGCGACGACTGGCCCGTCGCGGCCGGCGGCGAACCGGTGGCGGCGGCGGTGGCCGCACTGTGTCGGGCGCAGCTGTGCCGCGACTCGGGCGACCCGGCGGCCGGCCAGCGGCTGCTGGTCCAGGCCCGGGAGTCGCTGGCCGACCGGCCGTCCGCCGCCGAATTGACCAATCTGCTGCGCGCCGCCGAAGCCGAACTGCGCGCCGTGCGGGGCGATCTGGACTCCGCCCGCGAGCTGCTGGACGGCGTCACCGACGAGGAGACCGACCCGGTGCTCGCGGTGACGTTGGCGAAGGTGCAGTTGCTGGCCGGCGACGCCGCCGCCGAGCGGACCCTGCCGGACTGGCTGGCGCCCGCGGCGAGCGCGTGGCCGCTACCGGTACGTCTGGACGCGGGCCTGCTGGACGCGGTGCTGGCCGAGCGCGCCGGGGACCGGCGTCGAGCGGGTCGGATCCTGGAGCAGACGTTGGACCTGGCCGGCCCGCAGGGCTGCCGACGGGCCTTCACCCGTGCCGAGCCGCCCGTGCGGGACCTGCTGGCCGCGCACCTGGACGCGGGCACCGCCCACTTCGCGCTGGTCAGTGATCTGGTGCGGGGGGCGGGGCAGAGCACGGCCGGGCCGGCCGCCGGGCCGAGAGGCACGCTCGACGAGCCGTTGACCGAGCGGGAGCTGACCATCCTGCGGTACCTGCAGAGCATCCTGTCCAACGTGGAGATCGCCAGCGAGCTGTCCCTCTCGGTCAACACGGTGAAGACCCACGTCCGCAACATCTACCGCAAACTCGACGCGACCCGCCGGCGCGAAGCGGTCCGGCGGGCGCGCGAGTTGCGGCTGATCTGA
- a CDS encoding alcohol dehydrogenase catalytic domain-containing protein produces MRALCWVAAGEVGVREVPDPELRNERDVIVRVRRSATCGGDLPLLAGPHPLLRAGDVLGAEFLGEVVEVGPEVRRHRTGDRVVVGAGVACGGCWYCRQGLHSCCDNAHADLPSADPDWVRSDAGCFGRPRAAGGFAGGHAEYVRVPYADVSAFRVPESVDDDRAVFAADAAPTGWLAAELGAVRPGDVVAIWGAGAVGQLTARAAVLRGAARVLVVDRHEERLRMAERHAAAEPLDYRRTDVAAELRDRSGGRGPDVCVVAVGTPPARSLVDRFAGPHADRPDALREAVHACRKGGVVVVLGGTDGFVDAFPLGAVTERRLTLRGAGRPDLRDVPMLLDRMARDELRTEHLATHRLPLAQGPEGYALFRDRADGCVRAVFTP; encoded by the coding sequence GTGAGGGCGCTGTGCTGGGTGGCGGCCGGCGAGGTGGGGGTACGCGAGGTGCCCGACCCGGAGCTGCGCAACGAGCGTGACGTCATCGTCCGGGTTCGGCGCAGCGCCACCTGCGGAGGTGACCTGCCGCTGCTGGCCGGCCCGCACCCGCTGCTGCGCGCCGGCGACGTGCTCGGCGCGGAGTTCCTGGGCGAGGTGGTCGAGGTTGGCCCCGAGGTCCGGCGGCACCGCACCGGCGACCGGGTGGTCGTCGGCGCGGGCGTGGCCTGCGGCGGCTGCTGGTACTGCCGTCAGGGCCTGCACTCCTGCTGCGACAACGCCCATGCCGACCTGCCGAGCGCCGACCCCGACTGGGTCCGCTCGGACGCCGGCTGTTTCGGCCGACCCCGGGCGGCGGGCGGCTTCGCGGGCGGCCACGCCGAGTACGTGCGGGTGCCGTACGCCGACGTGAGCGCGTTCCGGGTGCCGGAGAGCGTCGACGACGACCGGGCGGTGTTCGCGGCGGACGCCGCGCCGACCGGGTGGCTCGCCGCCGAGTTGGGTGCGGTGCGCCCCGGCGACGTGGTGGCGATCTGGGGCGCCGGGGCGGTCGGCCAGTTGACCGCCCGGGCGGCGGTGCTGCGCGGCGCGGCCCGGGTGCTGGTCGTGGACCGGCACGAGGAGCGGTTGCGGATGGCCGAGCGGCACGCGGCAGCCGAGCCGCTGGACTACCGCCGCACCGACGTCGCGGCCGAGCTGCGCGACCGTAGCGGCGGGCGCGGGCCGGACGTGTGCGTGGTGGCGGTCGGCACCCCGCCGGCCCGGTCGCTGGTCGACCGGTTCGCCGGCCCGCACGCCGACCGACCGGACGCGCTGCGGGAGGCCGTGCACGCGTGTCGCAAGGGCGGCGTGGTGGTGGTGCTCGGCGGAACGGACGGGTTCGTCGACGCGTTCCCGCTGGGCGCGGTGACCGAGCGGCGGCTCACCCTGCGCGGGGCCGGGCGGCCGGATCTGCGGGACGTGCCGATGCTGCTGGACCGGATGGCCCGCGACGAGCTGCGGACCGAACACCTGGCCACCCACCGACTGCCGTTGGCGCAGGGCCCCGAGGGGTACGCGCTGTTCCGGGACCGGGCCGACGGCTGCGTACGGGCCGTGTTCACGCCGTGA
- a CDS encoding saccharopine dehydrogenase family protein, translating into MAVERTYDVVLFGATGFTGGLTAEYLARHAPAGLRWALAGRNPQRLAAVRDRLAAIDARLTDLPLLSADVTDADSLRAVADSARVVASTVGPYIHHGEPLVAACARAGTDYLDITGEPEFVDLMYVRHHAEATRTGARLVHACGFDSIPHDLGAWFTVKQLPADVPITVDGYVRAGGRFSAGTYHSALTAFSRTGQASQAALARRAVEPRPTDRRVRAVPGRLARSAELGIWTVPLPTIDPQVVRRSAAARPEYGPDFRYRHFAAVKRLPTVLVGAAGLGALIGLVKLPPSRRWLLGRLASGQGPTAQQRASSWFRVRFVGTGGGQRVVTEVAGGDPGYDETAKMLGESALCLALDELPPTAGQLTPVAAMGDALLDRLVRAGLTFRVLERSA; encoded by the coding sequence ATGGCCGTGGAGCGAACGTACGACGTGGTGCTGTTCGGAGCGACCGGGTTCACCGGCGGCCTGACCGCTGAGTACCTGGCCCGACACGCGCCGGCTGGGCTGCGCTGGGCGCTGGCCGGGCGCAACCCGCAGCGCCTCGCCGCGGTCCGGGATCGGCTCGCCGCGATCGATGCGCGCCTGACCGACCTGCCGCTGCTCAGCGCCGACGTGACCGACGCCGACTCCCTGCGGGCGGTGGCGGACAGCGCCCGGGTGGTGGCCAGCACGGTCGGCCCGTACATCCACCACGGCGAGCCGCTGGTCGCGGCCTGCGCCCGGGCCGGCACCGACTACCTGGACATCACCGGCGAGCCGGAGTTCGTCGACCTCATGTACGTACGCCACCACGCCGAGGCGACCCGCACCGGCGCGCGGCTGGTACACGCCTGCGGCTTCGACTCCATCCCGCACGACCTGGGCGCCTGGTTCACCGTCAAACAGTTGCCCGCCGACGTCCCGATCACCGTGGACGGGTACGTGCGCGCCGGTGGCCGGTTCTCCGCCGGCACCTACCATTCGGCGCTCACCGCGTTCTCCCGTACCGGGCAGGCCAGCCAGGCCGCCCTCGCCCGGCGGGCGGTCGAGCCGCGCCCCACCGACCGTCGGGTCCGGGCGGTGCCCGGCCGGCTCGCCCGCTCGGCGGAGCTGGGCATCTGGACCGTGCCGCTGCCGACCATCGACCCGCAGGTGGTCCGCCGCTCGGCCGCGGCCCGCCCGGAGTACGGCCCGGACTTCCGCTACCGGCACTTCGCCGCAGTGAAACGGCTACCCACCGTCCTGGTCGGCGCGGCCGGGCTCGGCGCGCTGATCGGGCTGGTGAAGCTGCCGCCCAGCCGACGCTGGCTGCTCGGCCGGCTCGCGTCCGGGCAGGGGCCCACCGCACAGCAGCGGGCGTCGTCCTGGTTCCGGGTCCGGTTCGTCGGCACCGGCGGCGGGCAGCGGGTGGTCACCGAGGTCGCCGGCGGTGACCCCGGCTACGACGAGACGGCGAAGATGCTCGGCGAGTCGGCGCTGTGCCTGGCGCTCGACGAGCTGCCGCCGACCGCCGGCCAGCTCACCCCGGTCGCCGCGATGGGTGACGCGCTGCTCGACCGGCTCGTCCGGGCCGGCCTCACCTTCCGGGTGCTGGAACGCTCGGCTTGA
- a CDS encoding MerR family transcriptional regulator, translating into MPSVNDLHSIGELARASGLTVSALRFYDSAGVLTPTLVDPVTGYRWYTEEQITPARLVAGLRRIGMPVPEIAAAVRAEPAVVHHLLDAHLRRLADGLSDARREADRLRALVDPAPPAATTLLLSPAGLAAALDAVRFAVSVDPALPMLAGVLFDVEPDGVRLVATDRYRLALARAGADVDGPPVRVFVPVALVDQLRPLLDTADTWPVRLTVAGADLRLRVADRTLTGTALPYDFPDYHRLLRTSVGERPTARRIPVDVATLRAALVDPAAPTVALDHDGTTREVTVLGVDDQGGLRLLPAADLGTDALRVGVDGGYLLDALNAAGGPQLVLELDGPIAPLAVRRPDDADTYSVLMPIRL; encoded by the coding sequence ATGCCCAGCGTGAACGACCTGCACAGCATCGGCGAGCTGGCCCGGGCCAGCGGCCTGACCGTCAGCGCCCTGCGCTTCTACGACTCGGCGGGGGTGCTGACGCCGACCCTGGTCGACCCGGTGACCGGCTACCGCTGGTACACCGAGGAGCAGATCACCCCGGCCCGGCTGGTGGCCGGGCTGCGCCGGATCGGCATGCCGGTTCCGGAGATCGCCGCCGCGGTACGCGCCGAGCCGGCCGTGGTGCACCACCTGCTCGACGCGCACCTGCGCCGACTCGCCGACGGGCTCAGCGACGCCCGCCGGGAGGCCGACCGGCTCCGGGCCCTGGTGGACCCGGCCCCGCCGGCCGCCACCACGCTGCTGCTCTCCCCCGCCGGGTTGGCCGCCGCGCTCGACGCGGTGCGCTTCGCCGTCAGCGTCGACCCGGCCCTGCCGATGCTCGCCGGTGTGCTCTTCGACGTGGAGCCCGACGGCGTCCGGCTCGTCGCCACCGACCGGTACCGGCTCGCGTTGGCTCGGGCCGGGGCCGACGTCGACGGTCCGCCGGTGCGGGTGTTCGTGCCGGTGGCCCTCGTCGACCAGCTCCGGCCGCTGCTCGACACCGCCGACACCTGGCCGGTCCGGTTGACCGTGGCCGGCGCGGACCTGCGGCTGCGGGTGGCCGACCGCACGCTGACCGGCACCGCCCTGCCGTACGACTTCCCGGACTACCACCGGCTGCTGCGTACGTCCGTCGGCGAGCGGCCGACCGCGCGGCGGATCCCGGTGGACGTGGCCACGCTGCGCGCCGCGCTGGTCGACCCGGCGGCCCCCACGGTCGCCCTCGACCACGACGGCACGACCCGGGAGGTCACCGTGCTGGGCGTCGACGACCAGGGCGGGCTGCGGCTGCTCCCCGCCGCCGACCTGGGCACCGACGCGCTGCGGGTCGGGGTGGACGGTGGTTACCTGCTGGACGCGCTGAACGCGGCCGGCGGGCCGCAACTGGTGCTGGAGCTGGATGGGCCGATCGCCCCGCTGGCCGTACGCCGACCGGACGACGCGGACACCTACTCGGTGCTCATGCCGATCCGACTCTAG